The following coding sequences lie in one Oreochromis niloticus isolate F11D_XX unplaced genomic scaffold, O_niloticus_UMD_NMBU tig00000040_pilon, whole genome shotgun sequence genomic window:
- the LOC109200562 gene encoding LOW QUALITY PROTEIN: general transcription factor II-I repeat domain-containing protein 2-like (The sequence of the model RefSeq protein was modified relative to this genomic sequence to represent the inferred CDS: inserted 1 base in 1 codon; substituted 1 base at 1 genomic stop codon): protein MAKRKVYGEHREFQARWEAEYMFTEVKGKPVCLLCGESVAVMKEYNLRRHYETSKKHKDKDKNMDTEQRLQKVEELKXGLKSRQAXVSLSRNTVAERIDQLSTNLKEQLVEKGKDFIAYSLAVDDSTDTTDIAQLSIFIRGVDSNLTVTEEFLALRPMHGTTTGQDLYEEVSRCVNEMGLPWEKLMGLTTDGAPAMCGHRSGLVARIRERMRDENVTEELTAYHCIIHQESLCGKALKMEHVMTIITRAVNFIRAKGLNHRQFKAFLGELDTEYGDLPYHTDVRWLSQGKVLQRCFELREEICLFMESKGKDTTELRDETFMCEMAFLCDITSHLNVMNLQLQGRGCVISDMYSTVKAFKTELSLWETQMQKENLSHFPSCQTMKEKLSTAVFPSAQFADKLNILAAEFRRRFADFEAQKSRFELLGNPFGVDVESAPPNVQMELIELQCNDILREKYERVGAAEFARFIPDTMPQLRIQAAQTLSMFGSTYLCEQLFSLMKLNKTSHRSRLTDKHLDSILRISSAQSLTPNIDELVQKMRHHQVSGSGSDKLLQPYMPTRSVSSADAEGTQD, encoded by the exons ATGGCTAAACGGAAGGTGTACGGTGAGCACAGGGAATTTCAAGCTAGGTGGGAGGCAGAGTACATGTTCACGGAGGTAAAAGGCAAACCTGTTTGTCTTCTGTGTGGAGAAAGTGTGGCTGTAATGAAAGAATATAATCTAAGAAGGCACTATGAAACCTctaagaaacacaaagacaaagacaagaATATGGACACGGAACAAAGGCTACAGAAGGTGGAAGAATTAAAATGAGGTCTTAAGTCCCGGCAGG CTGTGAGCCTGAGCAGAAACACCGTTGCTGAACGTATAGACCAGCTGTCCACCAATCTAAAAGAACAGCTTGTGGAAAAGGGAAAAGATTTCATTGCATATTCCCTTGCTGTGGATGACAGCACTGACACAACTGACATTGCCCAGTTGTCAATTTTCATTCGTGGAGTGGACTCCAACCTGACCGTAACAGAAGAGTTTTTGGCGTTACGTCCGATGCATGGCACGACTACAGGACAAGATCTGTATGAAGAGGTATCCAGATGTGTAAATGAGATGGGACTGCCTTGGGAAAAACTCATGGGATTGACAACAGACGGAGCACCCGCGATGTGTGGACACAGGAGTGGATTGGTGGCAAGGATACGTGAGAGGATGCGGGACGAAAATGTCACAGAGGAGCTGACAGCTTATCACTGCATAATACACCAGGAGTCATTATGTGGCAAAGCCTTGAAAATGGAACATGTAATGACCATCATAACGCGTGCAGTTAACTTCATCAGAGCCAAAGGTTTAAATCACCGCCAGTTCAAGGCATTTCTGGGAGAGTTAGATACAGAGTATGGTGACTTGCCCTATCACACAGATGTGCGATGGCTAAGCCAGGGAAAGGTGCTGCAAAGATGTTTCGAGCTTCGTGAGGAGATCTGTCTGTTTATGGAAAGCAAAGGGAAAGACACAACAGAGCTTCGAGATGAAACATTTATGTGTGAAATGGCGTTTCTGTGCGACATCACAAGCCATCTGAATGTGATGAACCTGCAACTGCAGGGACGGGGGTGTGTCATCTCTGATATGTACAGTACGGTGAAGGCGTTTAAAACCGAGCTGAGTCTGTGGGAGACACAGATGCAGAAAGAAAACTTGAGCCACTTCCCCAGCTGCCAGACCATGAAAGAGAAGCTCTCTACCGCTGTGTTCCCAAGTGCACAGTTTGCCGATAAACTCAACATACTTGCCGCCGAGTTCCGACGCCGATTTGCTGACTTTGAAGCTCAAAAAAGCAGGTTTGAACTACTTGGCAATCCTTTTGGAGTTGATGTGGAAAGCGCACCACCAAACGTCCAAATGGAGTTGATTGAGCTCCAGTGCAATGACATACTGAGGGAAAAATATGAGAGAGTGGGTGCCGCTGAGTTTGCACGTTTCATCCCCGACACAATGCCTCAGCTGCGCATCCAAGCTGCTCAGACGCTCTCCATGTTTGGCAGCACATACCTGTGTGAACAATTGTTCTCTTTGATGAAgctaaacaaaacatcacaccGGAGCCGTCTTACTGATAAACACCTTGACTCAATTCTGAGGATTTCCTCAGCTCAGAGCCTGACCCCGAACATTGATGAACTCGTACAAAAGATGAGACACCACCAAGTATCAGGCTCAGGCTCAGACAA GCTGCTGCAGCCTTATATGCCTACCCGCTCTGTCAGCTCAGCTGATGCTGAAGGTACACAGGACTGA